From the uncultured Methanomethylovorans sp. genome, the window CATGTTCAACTCCTCCCTGGCAACTCGATGGTGTATTGAGTAAACTTCGCCAGGATAATTATCAGGACATTACTTGTGTGGAAAACCAGACAGTTGTTACTCATCCATGGAAAGGGGCATATGGGAACAAATGGCTTCCAATCCTTGAAAAATATGATGTTGAGTACGTTCCTCTTACAAATGCTGAATGGGTTCCATTTAAACCCAAAGCTGAAATGCTTGCAATGAACGATTTGTTCGGAGAAGTTCTGGTTCCGAAGAAGTTCTTCAAGAGCAATGTTATCCATCTACCCACGGTAAAGACACATGGTCACACTACTACTACCGGTTCCATGAAAAATGCATTCGGTGGTCTGATACCTAAATACAGGCATCATGCCCATAAGAAGATCCATGAGGTGCTTGTAGACTTGCTGGCAATCCAGAAAGAGATCCATAAAGGAATCTTTGCAGTCATGGATGGTGGTGTGTGCGGAAATGGTGCAGGTCCGCGTACCATGGAACCTTTTATAGGTAATGTCCTTCTGGCAAGTGATGATCAGGTTGCTATTGATGCCATATCGGCCAAAATAATGGGTTTTGACCCTCTTGACATTGATTACATAAGAATTGCCCATGATAGAGGTCTTGGAATGGGCGATTATGATCAGATAGAAATCAGCGGTATGGATAAACAAGATTTAGATAAATTGAACTTTAAGTTCTCTACTGCCAAAAGTCCTGTAGTCGAATGGGACCAAAGATTGAGAAAAGGAACTGCTAACATAAACTGGTTACACAACATTTTGTTCCATTCCCCTGTATTTAAAACATTTATCTTTGCATCTGGATTTTACCACGATAAATTATGGTATCCAACTACAGGTAAAAAGCACATTGATGAGTTCAAGAAAACAGAATGGGGAAAACTATTTGATACCTATGAGTATGGAAAGTTCCCTGAATATCCAGAGGTAAAGGAATGGAATCCTTATTGAATCCCATAGACGGGTTCAAGGAATGTACCAGTGAATCTAAGATATCAAGATTCTTTGGACGCAACCATTTAAAAGGTGATAAGGTATTTGATCTGATCTTATTTTTATTTATTTTGTATGGTCTGGCTTTAAAATTTCGTTTTGCATTGGCAATACCACTAAATAGTGATTCAGTTTTAGCAGGCTTAGTTTCTAGAGAAGTCCTTGAGCATGGTAATTATTTTTTATCAGGATATTATTTC encodes:
- a CDS encoding DUF362 domain-containing protein, with translation MSNVSVLKTSPKTILDDYQKLMDLADYKKAVPKDNATILKINLSWSLFYPACSTPPWQLDGVLSKLRQDNYQDITCVENQTVVTHPWKGAYGNKWLPILEKYDVEYVPLTNAEWVPFKPKAEMLAMNDLFGEVLVPKKFFKSNVIHLPTVKTHGHTTTTGSMKNAFGGLIPKYRHHAHKKIHEVLVDLLAIQKEIHKGIFAVMDGGVCGNGAGPRTMEPFIGNVLLASDDQVAIDAISAKIMGFDPLDIDYIRIAHDRGLGMGDYDQIEISGMDKQDLDKLNFKFSTAKSPVVEWDQRLRKGTANINWLHNILFHSPVFKTFIFASGFYHDKLWYPTTGKKHIDEFKKTEWGKLFDTYEYGKFPEYPEVKEWNPY